A single region of the Deefgea piscis genome encodes:
- a CDS encoding deoxyguanosinetriphosphate triphosphohydrolase, with product MMNWQQLLSANRLGVDDGSLPDFEAGRSNYHKDHDRIVFCSPFRRMGRKTQVHPMTENDHVHTRLTHSIEVACVGRSLGVLIGEQLKGQLPAHVSPFDLGGIVQAACLAHDIGNPPFGHAGEYAIRDWFRRPEQAYLMQTLTAAERRDLMTYEGNAQGFRIITQLENHRFDGGLRLTYATLGTTLKYPWSSEFAGTKGKFSCYQSELKILANVAEELGLPLLETNKWARHPLSYLMEAADDICYAILDLEDGIEIGTLPYETVEPLLMKICGGETSLLQLEVAAAPSTRRKISLLRGKAIDRSIRDVAATFMTHYERIMAGTYQGDLLNDCPPSMRLGLAEAKQLARDRIFNERRKIEIEVGSFTCLEILLSAFCTAAYEQHISAEMPFRMRRVLDLMDYNAPKKEWPLIEAYRRVLDFIGGMTDNYATYLAQQVGGMGR from the coding sequence ATGATGAACTGGCAACAACTGCTCTCGGCCAACCGCCTAGGTGTCGATGATGGCAGCCTTCCCGATTTTGAAGCGGGACGCAGCAATTACCACAAAGATCACGACCGCATCGTTTTTTGCTCGCCTTTTCGCCGCATGGGACGCAAAACCCAAGTGCATCCGATGACCGAAAACGACCATGTCCATACCCGCCTCACCCACAGCATCGAAGTCGCTTGCGTTGGTCGCAGCTTAGGCGTGCTGATTGGCGAGCAGCTCAAAGGCCAACTGCCCGCGCACGTCAGTCCATTTGATTTGGGCGGCATCGTTCAAGCGGCCTGTTTGGCGCACGATATCGGTAACCCGCCATTTGGTCACGCTGGCGAATACGCCATTCGCGACTGGTTTCGCCGTCCCGAGCAAGCGTATTTAATGCAAACGCTCACCGCTGCTGAGCGCCGTGATCTGATGACGTATGAAGGCAATGCACAAGGTTTTCGCATCATCACTCAGCTTGAAAACCATCGTTTTGATGGTGGCCTGCGCCTCACCTATGCCACGCTGGGCACCACGCTCAAATACCCGTGGAGCAGTGAGTTTGCCGGAACCAAAGGCAAATTTAGCTGCTATCAATCCGAGCTAAAAATCTTAGCCAATGTCGCCGAAGAACTCGGCCTGCCACTACTGGAAACCAATAAATGGGCCCGCCATCCCCTGTCTTATTTAATGGAAGCGGCCGATGATATTTGCTACGCCATTTTAGATTTAGAAGACGGGATTGAAATAGGCACACTACCGTATGAAACGGTTGAACCTTTACTGATGAAAATTTGCGGCGGCGAAACCAGTCTGTTGCAACTCGAAGTCGCCGCAGCGCCCTCCACCCGGCGCAAAATCTCGCTACTGCGCGGCAAAGCCATTGATCGCAGCATCCGCGATGTGGCCGCCACCTTTATGACGCACTATGAGCGGATTATGGCGGGCACTTACCAAGGTGATTTACTCAATGATTGTCCACCCAGCATGCGATTGGGCTTGGCCGAAGCTAAACAACTGGCGCGCGACCGGATTTTTAACGAGCGCCGCAAAATTGAAATCGAAGTCGGCTCATTTACCTGCTTAGAAATCTTACTCAGCGCCTTTTGCACCGCCGCCTACGAGCAGCATATCAGCGCAGAAATGCCCTTTCGCATGCGCCGAGTGCTTGATTTAATGGATTACAACGCGCCGAAAAAAGAATGGCCATTAATCGAAGCCTACCGCCGAGTGCTCGATTTTATCGGTGGCATGACCGATAACTATGCCACTTATTTAGCGCAGCAAGTTGGCGGCATGGGGCGATAG
- the waaC gene encoding lipopolysaccharide heptosyltransferase I, whose protein sequence is MKKILIAKLTSLGDILFVMPMISDIQYHFPDAQIDWLVDAQFAELPAMHPAINRVIAVPLRGYRRKSIRQNWHVIQSAIKQLRCEHYDVILDCHGMIKSALFSQVAKAKLIIGPPDYRLGEKAARWAYHRQVVPDANLPAVAWYRSYAALALNYSIETEIDFGLQADECLPSWLPANRPYVMCFHAASKAEKTWPVAQWLEVLQPLEQQGVMAILPWGTEGEYAVAQQIAAGLKLAMVPPKLTIAQIASLIRHADWSIGVDTGMTHLAENMGRATIALYTQTDSASYHPVWNTQAYSLGGQGVVPQAKQVLAIMGIAA, encoded by the coding sequence ATGAAAAAAATTCTGATTGCAAAACTCACCTCGCTGGGTGATATTTTATTCGTCATGCCAATGATTAGTGATATTCAATATCATTTCCCAGACGCACAGATTGATTGGTTGGTGGATGCGCAATTTGCTGAGTTGCCGGCAATGCATCCGGCAATTAATCGAGTGATAGCCGTGCCTTTGCGCGGCTATAGGCGTAAATCAATCCGGCAAAATTGGCATGTTATTCAATCGGCAATTAAGCAATTGCGTTGTGAGCATTACGATGTCATTTTAGATTGTCATGGCATGATTAAATCGGCGTTATTTAGTCAAGTTGCTAAAGCCAAATTAATTATTGGGCCACCCGATTATCGTTTAGGAGAAAAGGCCGCGCGTTGGGCTTATCATCGGCAAGTGGTGCCTGATGCCAATTTGCCCGCAGTCGCTTGGTATCGCAGTTATGCCGCATTAGCACTGAATTATTCAATTGAAACTGAAATTGATTTTGGTCTGCAAGCCGATGAATGTTTACCGAGCTGGCTGCCGGCCAATCGTCCGTATGTGATGTGTTTTCATGCCGCATCCAAGGCCGAAAAAACTTGGCCAGTGGCGCAATGGTTAGAGGTATTGCAGCCCCTAGAACAGCAGGGCGTGATGGCGATTTTGCCATGGGGCACCGAGGGCGAATATGCGGTGGCTCAGCAAATCGCAGCGGGATTAAAACTGGCGATGGTGCCGCCTAAATTGACGATTGCTCAGATTGCCAGTTTGATTCGCCATGCTGATTGGTCGATTGGGGTGGATACCGGCATGACGCATTTGGCAGAAAACATGGGCCGCGCCACGATTGCGCTGTATACGCAAACCGATTCGGCCAGCTATCACCCAGTGTGGAATACCCAAGCTTATTCTTTGGGTGGGCAAGGGGTAGTTCCACAGGCGAAGCAAGTGTTAGCCATTATGGGTATTGCTGCCTAA
- a CDS encoding putative bifunctional diguanylate cyclase/phosphodiesterase, protein MSATAFAHDLNEIEIRHIERLTTAISHTHSGRYCGVLHIEVRHRPHRPKQSAVVAQMAIALRSLLRENDQLFHIDHQTLGLLIPNIAGISHALLAANRAQYLLCEAPETPQHLHPHIGIAIYPEHGENMPDLLNSARIAARDFAQEQIGVYDPNRDWLGQQLARLEAPLREALAQNRFHLAFQAQINSQNQHIVGAEILLRWEDAVLGQVPPDQIVEVAEHLGLMDTLTRWVIQSGLRQFALLRSEGYRGTMSINLCPSNLADKNLAMYIANALEVWDIPANTLVLEITESALIADIEAALKQLEQLKQMGCLLSLDDFGTGYSSLSYLKRLPIDELKIDRSFIQSMASSHKDAAIVQSIIELAHRLQLTVVAEGVENAATAAFLQQHQCDTIQGFYYSRPVSLADFKAYFQRMEQAA, encoded by the coding sequence ATGTCTGCGACTGCCTTTGCTCACGATCTGAACGAGATCGAAATCCGCCATATTGAACGCTTAACGACGGCCATCTCACACACGCACAGTGGCCGATATTGCGGCGTATTACATATTGAAGTTCGCCATCGACCACATCGCCCCAAACAAAGCGCCGTTGTCGCACAAATGGCCATTGCTTTACGCAGCCTATTACGCGAAAACGATCAATTATTTCATATTGACCACCAAACACTGGGCTTATTAATTCCCAATATTGCCGGCATTAGTCATGCACTACTGGCGGCCAATCGCGCGCAATATTTATTATGCGAAGCCCCAGAAACACCACAACATTTACATCCGCATATTGGCATTGCTATTTACCCAGAGCATGGCGAAAACATGCCTGATTTACTTAACTCAGCGCGGATCGCGGCGCGTGATTTTGCACAAGAGCAAATTGGCGTGTATGACCCAAACCGCGATTGGCTCGGCCAACAACTGGCGCGGCTCGAAGCGCCATTACGCGAAGCGCTGGCACAAAATCGCTTTCATTTAGCATTTCAAGCGCAAATCAATAGCCAAAACCAGCACATCGTTGGTGCTGAAATTTTATTACGCTGGGAAGACGCCGTCTTAGGGCAAGTGCCGCCCGATCAAATCGTTGAAGTAGCTGAACATCTGGGTCTAATGGACACACTGACCCGCTGGGTCATTCAATCGGGTTTGCGGCAATTTGCCTTGCTACGCAGCGAAGGCTATCGCGGCACAATGAGTATCAATCTGTGCCCAAGTAATTTAGCGGATAAAAATTTAGCGATGTATATCGCTAACGCGCTTGAAGTATGGGATATTCCAGCCAATACCCTAGTGTTAGAAATAACCGAATCGGCACTCATTGCCGATATTGAAGCCGCCCTGAAACAATTAGAGCAACTCAAACAAATGGGCTGCCTGCTGTCTTTGGACGATTTTGGCACTGGCTACTCCTCTTTATCCTATTTAAAGCGGCTGCCGATTGATGAGCTTAAAATTGATCGCAGCTTTATTCAATCAATGGCTAGTTCCCACAAAGATGCGGCGATTGTGCAAAGCATTATCGAACTCGCCCATCGTCTGCAGCTCACCGTGGTCGCCGAAGGCGTCGAAAACGCCGCTACCGCCGCATTTTTACAGCAGCATCAATGTGACACAATACAAGGCTTTTACTACAGTCGCCCTGTCTCACTGGCGGACTTTAAAGCCTACTTCCAACGTATGGAGCAAGCCGCATGA
- a CDS encoding HD-GYP domain-containing protein produces the protein MEIRIPVVKLQLGQFVSELDRPWLDTPFLMQGFLIESHQQIELLHNHCEYITLDLNRSVGGIAQWTSLLTATDQIESSRYLPHNPPAFDKAAVEQRHDRLNILRELRKLFANWRQQSATSTPSALSADIVIYDDTAAVEQEIKTASNSHQTAQRLVLSLMEAVRQDLQPKVEEINEVVSDLVGSIIRNPNALLWLTQLKDRDQYTYAHSIDSAVYLLAFGRHLGYPRAELQNLGMAGLMLDVGKMRLPPELLTRTGRYTPGEFMLMKTHVNHSLDILSQMEGISIDVFDMVARHHERYDGSGYPLGLKAERIGMFASMAGIVDCFTALTSDRSYSNAKSAHEALQLMYKWSERYFHPALIEQFSQCVGIFHVGTLVELSTGEVGIVIGQNRVRRLKPKLLIILGPDKHPYAKPHTLDLITNPSLPSGLPINIRRELPRGAHQIDPREFFLE, from the coding sequence GTGGAAATTCGCATTCCTGTTGTCAAACTACAATTGGGCCAGTTCGTTAGCGAGCTCGATCGCCCTTGGCTTGACACTCCGTTTTTAATGCAAGGCTTTTTAATTGAAAGTCACCAGCAAATCGAATTACTGCATAATCACTGTGAATATATCACCCTTGATCTGAATCGCTCTGTCGGCGGAATCGCGCAATGGACGTCTTTACTCACAGCGACAGATCAAATCGAGTCTAGTCGATATCTGCCACATAATCCGCCTGCTTTTGACAAAGCCGCTGTAGAGCAACGCCATGATCGACTCAATATATTAAGAGAACTGCGTAAGCTGTTTGCTAATTGGCGTCAGCAATCGGCAACCAGCACCCCATCAGCACTTAGCGCAGATATTGTCATTTATGATGATACTGCGGCGGTTGAGCAAGAAATAAAAACGGCCAGCAATTCACATCAAACGGCGCAGCGTTTGGTACTTAGTTTGATGGAAGCGGTTCGCCAAGATTTACAGCCGAAGGTAGAAGAAATCAATGAAGTAGTTTCAGATTTAGTTGGCTCAATTATCCGTAATCCCAATGCCCTACTTTGGCTAACGCAACTGAAAGATCGCGACCAATACACCTACGCCCATTCCATTGATTCAGCGGTGTATTTACTCGCTTTTGGCCGTCACTTGGGCTACCCCCGCGCCGAATTACAAAATTTGGGCATGGCCGGTTTAATGCTCGACGTGGGCAAAATGCGCTTGCCACCCGAATTATTAACCCGCACGGGGCGCTACACCCCGGGCGAATTTATGCTGATGAAAACGCACGTGAATCACAGCTTAGATATTCTGTCGCAAATGGAAGGCATCTCGATTGATGTGTTTGATATGGTGGCGCGCCACCACGAACGCTATGACGGCAGCGGCTATCCATTGGGGCTCAAGGCCGAGCGCATCGGCATGTTTGCCAGTATGGCGGGCATTGTCGATTGTTTTACTGCTCTCACGAGTGATCGCAGTTATTCCAATGCCAAGTCAGCGCATGAAGCTTTACAACTGATGTATAAATGGAGCGAACGGTATTTCCATCCGGCCCTGATTGAGCAGTTCTCACAATGCGTTGGGATATTTCATGTGGGTACCCTCGTTGAGCTTTCCACCGGCGAGGTCGGTATTGTCATTGGCCAAAATCGGGTGCGTCGTCTCAAGCCTAAATTACTGATTATTTTAGGTCCAGATAAACACCCCTACGCCAAACCGCATACGCTTGATCTCATTACCAACCCCAGCTTACCGAGTGGTTTGCCGATCAATATTCGCCGAGAGTTACCGCGCGGCGCGCATCAAATTGATCCCCGTGAGTTTTTTTTGGAATAA
- a CDS encoding ABC transporter ATP-binding protein has product MALLEIRDVVKQFGDFTAVNHVSLSVEAGEFFTLLGPSGCGKTTLLRMLAGFEQPDSGEIILDGVNVAGVPPEKRPVHTVFQNYALFPHMTVAQNIAFPLKMANVPAEELKQRVAEVLEDVQLTPFAQRFPHEMSGGQRQRVAIARALVNRPRLLLLDEPLSALDAKLREEMQIELINLQKEVGITFVYVTHDQGEALALSHRIAVMNKGQVAQLDVPEVIYSHPKSRFVADFIGQCNLLDGTIVAIGHDRMQVEIAGVGIAETLLLPDVKVGQKGTLTLRPEKIKLAATLPLDVADEVHFKGKVHDCLYLGDVTIYVIELENGILVETMLPNSAPGRAKFFDDNDLVELAWRYDAGHFILS; this is encoded by the coding sequence ATGGCATTGCTGGAAATCCGTGATGTAGTAAAACAATTTGGTGATTTTACTGCAGTAAACCACGTGAGTTTGTCCGTTGAAGCGGGCGAGTTTTTTACGCTGCTCGGCCCATCTGGCTGTGGAAAGACAACGCTATTACGGATGTTGGCGGGTTTTGAACAACCTGATTCCGGTGAAATTATTTTGGATGGCGTCAATGTGGCAGGTGTTCCGCCAGAGAAACGCCCGGTGCACACCGTATTCCAAAATTACGCTTTATTTCCACATATGACCGTGGCGCAAAATATTGCTTTTCCGCTCAAAATGGCCAATGTGCCGGCTGAAGAGTTAAAACAGCGCGTAGCGGAAGTCTTAGAAGATGTGCAATTAACGCCTTTTGCCCAGCGCTTTCCGCATGAGATGTCGGGTGGCCAACGCCAACGCGTTGCGATTGCGCGCGCCTTGGTTAATCGTCCGCGCTTATTATTACTGGACGAGCCATTATCTGCGCTGGATGCTAAATTACGCGAAGAAATGCAAATTGAATTAATTAATTTGCAAAAAGAAGTCGGCATTACCTTTGTGTATGTTACCCATGACCAAGGTGAAGCTTTAGCCTTATCGCATCGAATTGCGGTGATGAATAAAGGACAAGTGGCACAGTTGGATGTGCCTGAAGTGATTTATAGCCATCCAAAAAGCCGCTTTGTGGCTGATTTTATTGGGCAATGTAATTTGCTTGATGGCACGATTGTGGCCATTGGCCATGATCGAATGCAAGTTGAAATTGCCGGTGTTGGTATTGCCGAAACCTTGTTATTGCCCGACGTTAAAGTGGGACAAAAAGGCACGCTAACGCTTCGCCCTGAAAAAATCAAACTCGCCGCGACTTTACCATTGGATGTGGCCGATGAAGTTCATTTCAAAGGCAAAGTACACGATTGCTTATATTTGGGTGATGTGACGATTTATGTTATTGAACTAGAGAATGGCATTTTGGTCGAAACCATGTTGCCGAATTCTGCGCCAGGACGGGCAAAATTCTTTGATGATAATGACTTGGTCGAATTGGCGTGGCGTTATGACGCTGGCCATTTT